In the genome of Streptomyces sp. P3, the window CGTGGAACTCGGCCTCTCGCCGACGCGGATCAACGTCACGCGCATGCTGCGCGCCGTGCACTGACCCGTTCCTCTCCCTCCGGCACCGGGCCCGTGATCTCCGTACAGGTCGCGTGGGCGCGCCTCGGCGACGCCCGCGCGGATCTGCTGACGCTCCTCGATCCCGTGGAGCGCGGCCGCCACGACGAGACCGTCGCCCCGGCCGACCGGGCCCGCTTCCTCGTCGGCTGCGCCCTGAGCCGTCTGCTGCTGGGTGAACTGCTCGATCTCCCCCCGGCGGACGTGCCGTTGCGGCGGGTGTGTCCGCGCTGCGGTGGACCGCACGGAAAGGTCCGGCTGGACACGCCGGGCGCCCCTGCGCCGTACGACTTCTCGGTGACCCACAGCGGCGCGCTCGTCGGCGTGGCGGTGTCCTCGGACGGAGCCGTGGGCCTCGACGTCGAGGACTGCGAGGTGCCTGTCGATGTCGAGGGTGCCGCACGGACCGCACTGTCCGGGACCGAGCTGGCCGCCCTTCACGCCCTGCCCCCCGCCGAGCGAGGCCCGGCCTTCCTGCGCGTCTGGACCAGGAAGGAAGCCGTGCTGAAGGCCCTCGGCGTGGGCCTGCGCATGCCGTTGCGCGGACTGAAGGTCTCGTCGCCCGAAGCGCCCCCGGCCGTGCTCGCCTGGCCGCCCCCGCCGTCCGTCCCTCCCGGCCGGCACCCGGCCGACCTGCGGATGGCGGACCTGCTAGTCGACGGCGTGCATCCGGCGACGGTGGCGACGGTGGCGACAGCGGTGACACCGGCGACGGGGCCCGGGACGGGTGGCGCGGTGAGCGGCCCGGGAGAGGTGCGGGTCGTCCCCCGCGACGGCTCGGCCGTACTCGCCGCCCACGACCGCTGAACGCCGGTGGCCGGGTCGGCCGACGGACAGGGCCTTTCGCCGAGAACGTCGACACGTATGCGCCACGACCACCCGCGGAAACCCGGTGACAGCCGGACAGCCCCGGACCCTCCCCATGATCATCGGGGGAGTGTCCGGGGCTTCGTCGTGCCTAGCGAAACGTGCTCTGAACAGCAAAAATGCCCTCCCGGAGGGAGGGCGGAGACTTGCGCCCCCGGCAGGACTCGAACCTGCGGCCAAGCGCTTAGAAGGCGCCTGCTCTATCCACTGAGCTACGGGGGCCGATGTGGTGGCCTCGTACGTGCTGCCCGTGTGTGGGCTGATCCGTGACGTTGCCGGGGACAAGGATAGGGCTCCCGGTTCCTTGTCCCGGTTGCTTCGCCTCCGTGGCTCAATGTGGAGGTTCGGTGAAGCGGTCCTGATAATCGCAGGCAGGTGCGAATCGTGCACCGCTTTTGGCGTCCCTGGCCACGGGTGTTGTGCACTCGTTATGCCTGCGCTGTGCCTCTGCCCCACTCGCACCTTCCGTCCCTTGTGTCCTATCGGCGCGCAGGCGTGCCTATATGCTTCATTAATCCCCTAAAATTGGGCATTCTTCGCGTGTGGTGACCTTGGACGTAAGGCCTCAGCTACTCGACGCACTCTCCGCCCTGCGCGACCGTGTCGCCGCCGCACGCTTCCCGCTGCCCCTGACAGGGGCCCCGCGCGCGCGTGCCAACCGCGACGAACTGCTAGCCCAGCTCGACGACTACCTGGTGCCGCGACTCCGGCAGCCCGACGCGCCCTTGCTGGCGGTGGTGGGCGGCTCCACCGGCGCCGGCAAGTCGACGCTCGTCAACTCCCTCGTGGGGCGGCGCGTCAGCGAGGCGGGCGTGTTGCGGCCGACGACACGGACCCCGGTGCTCGTGTGCCATCCGGAGGACCATCACTGGTTCAGCGGCATGCGGGTGCTGCCCGGCCTCGCCCGCACGTGGGCCTCTCGTCGGGAGTCGGCGGACGATCTGCTGCTCACCGGCGAGGACGGCAGACCCGTGCTGCGGATCGAGACCGCCGACACCCTCCCGCCCGGTCTCGCCCTTCTCGACGCGCCCGACATCGACTCGCTCGTCGCCGACAACCGCGTGCTCGCCGCCGAACTGATCTGCGCGGCCGACATCTGGGTGATGGTGACGACGGCCTCCCGCTACGCCGACGCCGTGCCCTGGCACCTGCTGCGCACCGCCAAGGAGTACGACGTCATGCTCGTGACCGTCCTCGACCGGGTGCCGCACCAGGTCGTCTCCGAGGTGTCCCGGCAGTACGGCGCTCTGCTCACCAAGGCCGGGCTGGGCGAGGTGCCGCGCTTCACGGTGCCCGAACTGCCCGAGTCGGCCTGGGGCGGCGGGCTTCTTCCGGCCACCGCCGTGGCGCAGCTGCGCGCCTGGCTCGTCCACCACGCCCAGGACCCGGCCGCCCGCAACCACGCCCTCGCCCGCACCGCCCACGGAGTCCTCGACTCCCTCAAGGCACGGATGCCCGAACTGGCCGGCGCCGCCGCCGCGCAGTACGCGGCGGCACTGCGGCTCACCTCGGCCGTCGAGGGGGCGTACGACAGCGAGCACACGCGCGTGCGGGGTCGTCTCCAGAGCGGCGCGGTCCTCGCCGGTGACGCGCTCAAGCGCTGGCGGGCCTTCCCGCTGGACTGCACCGCCGGTGAACTCCTCGACGCCCTGGTGGAGAGTTTCGCCGCGCTGCTGCTGTGCGCGGTCACCGCCGCCGACGAACGCGTCGACGAGGCCTGGCGCCGCGAACCGGCGTCACAGGCCGCGGCGCCAGCGGACCAAGACGCCTTCCCGGAGAGTGCCGAGCACCGCATCGGCCTCGCCGTCCGACGGTGGCGGCGCGAGCTGGAGGAGTACGCCGAGGACGAGGTACGCGGCCTGGAGCGGGGTGCCACGCCCGACCCGGAGTCGGTCGCCGCTCTCGTCGCCACGGCGCTGCTGGGCGGCCGCAGGGCGCGTTCCGCGGGCGAGGGGCTCGCCGAGCGGATCGGCGCGCACGGGGCGCTGCGGTTGCGCGACCGGGGCGGGCGGCTGCTCGCCGACCATCTCGACCGGGTCATGCACGCCGAACGCGAACGCCGGCTCGCCCCCCTCGACGGACTCGAAGTCCACCCCGAACCCCAGGCCGAACTCATTGCCGCGCTGTCCGTACTGCAGAAGGAGAGGTGACCGGTGACCGCCGTCACTGACCAGGACCACACGGACCACACGGACCGGACAGGCAACGCGGACCAGGAGGGGAAGGAGAATCCGGGGCACGAGAGCCACCAAACCCCCCAGAGCCACCGGGAGCACCAGGAGCACCAGGAGCGCGAGGACCGGCAGCGACACCAGGACGAGCGCGAAGTCCAGGAGTGCACCGAGAGCGCGGGGCCGGAGGGGAAGAGGCCGGAGGACGAGGGCGGCCTGTCCGACGAGGCGGACGCCTCGCCGCAGGAGCCGACCGGCCACGCGCGCGCGGCCGACAGCACCAAGGACGCCCTGCCGCGCCCGGACGCCGACCCGGCCCCGGATCCGTCCACCCGGGCTGCGTTCGCGCGGATGTCCCGTGCGGACGCCGAGGAGGGCTCGGCCGATGCCTGGGACGACGGTCTCATCGCCCGCCGTGTCGACGAGGCCGCCGCCGAGCAGGCGGCGGCCGACAAGGCGGCCCGGACCGGCGGAGGCGGCAGCGCCCTGCCCTCGACCCCGCTCGTCTACGACGCGCCGCTGCGCTCACGGTTGGAGGCGCTGCGCGAACTCGTGGGACTCTCCCGCACGCGTCTCGACAGCAGGACACTCGCCCAGGCCGGCCGGGTCCTGGACGAGGCTGCCGCCCGGCGCCGGCACTCCGGGCAGCACACCGTGGTCGCCCTCGCGGGCGCCACCGGCAGCGGCAAGTCACAGCTGTTCAACGCCCTCGCCGGCGTCACGATCTCGGAGACGGGCGTTCGGCGGCCGACCACGTCGTCGCCCATCGTGTGCAGCTGGAGCGACGGCGCGTCGTCCCTCATCGACCGGCTCGGCATCCCGGGCCGGCTGCGCAGACGGCCGGTGCAGAGCGCGGAGGCGGAGGCCCAGTTGCGCGGGCTCGTCCTGATCGACCTCCCCGACCACGACTCGGCCGCCGTGCAGCACCGTGAGCAGGTCGACCGGGTGCTGGCGCTGGTGGACGCCGTCATCTGGGTCGTCGACCCGGAGAAGTACGCCGACGCCGTCCTGCACGAACGGTATCTGCGGCCCATGGCCGGACACGCGGAGGTCATGTTCGTCGTCCTCAACCAGGTCGACCGGCTGCCCGGCGAGGCCGCCGAGCTGGTCCTCGACGACCTGCGGCGGCTGCTCGACGAGGACGGTGTCGCCCTCGGCGAGTACGGCGAACCGGGCGCCACCGTGCTCGCGCTGTCCGCGCTGACCGGTGACGGCGTCGGTGAACTGCGCGAAGCACTGGGCCAGTTCGTCGCGGAGCGTGGTGCCGCCGCCCGGCGCATCGGGGCCGACGTGGACGCCGCGGCCCGACGGCTGCGGTCCGTCTACGCCACCGGACGACGCATCGGGCTCAGCGAGCAGGCGCGGGACGAGTTCGCCGACCGGCTGGCGGACGCGGTGGGCGCCACAGCGGCGGGCGAGGCCGCCGAGCGCGCCTGGCTGCGCAACGCCAACCGCGCCTGCGGTACGCCCTGGCTGCGGTTGTGGCGGTGGCACCAGGACCGGCGCGAGCCTCCCACCGGGCGGTTGCCGGTCCGCGCCCAGGCCGACGAGGAGGCCACGGCACGGCAACGCGTCGAGCAGGCGGTGCGCACCGTGTCCGAACGGGCCTCGGCCGGGCTGCCGGTGCCCTGGGCGCAGGCCGTCCGGGAGGCGGCGGTACGCGGCGCGCAGGGACTGCCCGAGGCGCTGGACGACCTGGCGGCGCGGGCCGGGCTGCCGCCGGGACGACCGCCCCGGCCGGGCTGGTGGCCGGTCGCCGTCCTGGCGCAGGCGTCCATGACGCTCCTGCAGGTCGTCGGCGGACTGTGGCTGGTCGGGCAGATCGTCGGCGTGATGGCCCCCAACCTGGGGGTCCCGGTACTGCTGATGGTGTCCGGCATCATCGGCGGCCCGCTGGTCGAGTGGAGCTGCCGCATGGCGGCCCGGGGACCGGCCCGGCGGTACGGGCACGACGCGGAACGCCGACTGCGGGAGGCGGCGGCCGGCTGCGGACGGGCCCGGGTGCTGGATCCCGTGGCCGCGGAGCTGCTGCGCTACCGGGAGGTGCGGGAGCAGTACGCCAGGGTCACGGGGGCGGCGGCCGGCGCGGGGTGAAGAGGTGGGCGGTGGCCGGCGCGAGGTGAAGAGGCGCGCGGCGAGCGGGCTGTCGGCGAACGGGCCCGCGGTGGAGCGGTGGTGATGAACAGGGGGCGACAGGAGGTCGGGGGCCCTGATGCCCGCGCGACGGAGCGCATCCGCTGGGGGATCACGGGGCGCGCGCGGGTGCTGATCGCTCGTCCGGGCGGTGGAGTTTTCCACTGGCGGGCGGTCGTCCACAGTGCCCGGCGGGCCCGGCCCGACGGAGGCAGTCTGGCTTCGCGGCGGCCGCGACGGACGCGGTCGCCGCGAACGGCGCTGACGGCACACGGTGAAGACCACCGCGGCCGTCGCGGCGGACGCAGCCGTACGGGAGGGGCTCGTACGCGTGACCGGGCGGCGGGACCGTCCGGGCGAGGGAGGGGTTCGCATGAACGAGACGATGGTCTGCGCAGTGGGCAACGTGGCGACGCAGCCGGTCTACCGGGACCTGGCGGCGGGCGCGTCGGTGAGGTTCCGGCTGGCGGTGACCTCGCGCTACTGGGACCGGGAGAAGAGTGCCTGGACCGACGGCCACACCAACTTCTTCACCGTCTGGGCCAACCGGCAGCTGGCCCAGAACGCGATGGCCTCGCTGAACGTCGGGGACCCGGTGATCGTCCAGGGCAGGCTCAAGGTGCGCGCGGAGTCGTGCGAGGGGCAGCAGGGCCGGACCTCGGCGGACATCGACGCCGTGGCGATCGGCCACGACCTCGCACGGGGCACGTCGGCCTTCCGGCGGCAGGGCCGTGCCGAGCCCGCGACGGCGGGCCAGTCGTCACAGCCCGAGCCCGACTGGGAGACCCCGGTCGCCGGTGCGGCGGACGCGAAGTCGGACGGCGCCCGGCGTCGCGAGCCGGCGGCGGTGACCTGAGCGGGCCCCACGATCCGCAGTGCGGTGCGACGGTGACGGTCGGTCAACGGTGAGCTGTGGCATATCGACGCATCCGCACGGCGTAGCGAAGTGGACAGGTCGACATGGCGCGCTCGTGGTCGATCTTGGGGATAACGATTCCGAGTCGGATCGGTGATCCGACGAGATGACCGGTAAGCGCGGTGCGCGGCGTCTCTAGGATGCCGGACGTAGCTCACTGGGGCTTCTGATTCTGCTGGTGGGACCTGCCCCCACATCAACGGGTCCCGCTCGAAGGGGAATTGTGTGATTTCTTCGATCTCCGCGTTGTTCGCGCGCGGGCGGGGCCCGGTCCGTCTCGCGGCGGCGGCCATGGCGTCCGGCCTCGTCGCCGTCGGCCTGCTCGCCACTGCGGGCACTGCCGCCGCGGCAGAGGTGACGCAGAGTCAGGGCGGGGCCACTGCGACGATCGGCGGTCTCAAGACCTACGGCGCTGCCCTGGTCCACGCCAAGGGCGGGGACCAGGAGGTGTCGGCCGGCCTGTTCGAGATGTCCGTCGAAGGCGGCGGCACCCTGCAGACGTACTGCGTCGACCTCTACAACCCCACGCAGAGGGACGCCAAGTACCACGAGACGCCCTGGAGCGGCACGCTGTTGGCCGCCAACCCGAACGCGGGCCGCATCCGTTGGATCCTGCAGAACTCCTACCCCCAGGTGAACGATCTCGCCTCGCTCGCCGAGAAGGCCGGCATCGGCGGGGGCGGCCTCACCGAGCAGGACGCGGCCGCCGGCACCCAGGTGGCCATCTGGCGCTACTCGGACGGCGCGGCTGTCGACGCCGTCGACCCCCAGGCCGAGCGGCTCGCGGACTACCTGCAGAAGGCCGCACGGGTCGTCGCGGAGCCCACGGCGTCCCTCACCCTCGACGCGCCCGCCATTTCCGGCCGCCCGGGCGAGCTGCTCGGCCCGGTGACGGTCCACACCAACGCAACGAGCGCGACGGTGACGCCGCCGGTGGACGCCGCGACCAGCGGGGTGCGCGTCGTCGGCAAGGACGGCAGGCCGCTCACGGCCGTGTCGGACGGCAGCCAGTTGTTCTTCGACGTGCCCGCCGACACGGCCGCGGGCTCGGCAGAGTTGACCGTGCAGGCCTCCACCACCGTCCCGGTCGGCCGTGCCTTCACCTCCGACAGCCGCAGCCAGACCCAGATCCTGGCCGGCTCCAGTGAGTCCACGGTGTCGGCGACGGCGAGTGCCACCTGGGCCCGGAAGGGCGCCGTACCGGCACTGTCCGCGGCGAAGAACTGCGCGAAGGCCGGCGTGGACATCGCCGCCGCCAACCGGGGCGACGAGGCCTTCACCTTCGCGTTGATGGGTTTGCAGCACACCATCCCCGCCGGCGGGTCCCGAACGGTGACCATCCCGCTGCAGGAGGACCAGGCCTACGACTTCTCGATCGTCGGCCCCCGGGGCGACCAGAACAGATTCACCGGCGTTCTGGACTGCCGGACCCAGGCCGACGAGATCGCCGGCCTGACCACCCAGACCCTGAGCGAACCGAGCCCGGCCACGGTGGGCGGTGTCTCCGCCGCGAGCGACACCGACCTCGCCGCCACCGGTGGCAGCAGTGCCACCCCGCTCATCGCGGGTACGGCCATCGGCCTGGTGGTCATCGGCGGAGCGGCGCTCGTGTTCGTGGGGAGGAAGGAGAACGGCGCGCAGCGCTGACAGGACCGCCAGTACTGACGGAGCTGACGCCGGGCCTCATCGACTCGACCCACTCGACGGACTCGACAGAGCCGACGGACCCGACAGGGCCGGCCGGGTCGGCGGCCCCGGCATCAGGTCGGCGGGCGCAGCCTGTCGTACCCGAGGAAGGTGAGGACGCGTTCGCCCGGCCGCAACGGCCGGGACCGCCCGCGGAAGCGGTGCACGCCCACGGACCGGAACAGCTCCTCCTCGGTGATCCACTCGCCCTCGAAGCCCCGTTCCCCGAACCACCCGCGGATCAGCGGCACCCGGCCCGGGGCCTTGCGACTCCTGGTCCGGATCACCCGGCCTGCGGTCGCGCACAGCCGTGTGCACGCGTCGACGGTCCGTTCGATGTCCGGATCCGTGATGTTTCCGAATACCGCGCAGGGCAGCACGATGTCGGCGGGGGCCATCCCGGCGTAGTGATCGAGGAGCGAGGCGTCGGCGGGCGAGACCTGGACCTGTGCGAGACCGGCCGACCGGCCGAACGGACGGCCTCGCGGGCCGCGTCGACGTTGTTCCGATCAAGCTCCACCAGCCGCGTCCGCGCGGCTGCACGGCGCGGATGACCAGGCAGAACGTCCAGCGGATCGCGTCCCTGTCCCGCGCGGGCGCTCACCACCCGGGGCGGGCCGGGGGGAGAGCCGTCCAGCGCCGGCCGCACCCGTTCCCGCACCGTCCACAGCCGCCGGGCAGGCGGCGAATCCGGGGCGTCGTACCGGTCGTGCCACCTGTTCCGGTCCATCCGCGAGACCCTGGAAGACCCCCGACCGAGGACTCCAGCCGATTTCCACCCCGATCCAGGCGCATACTGAAGGCAATGACAAAACCTTCTGCACCGAAGCGTCACTTGCCCACCAGCCCCTTCAAGGCGCCGGCCACCCTCGTGCCCAAGCACTTTGCCGTGGGTGACCAGGTGACACACGACATGTACGGCCTCGGCCGAGTGATCGGCATCGAGGACGGGATCGCCGCGCTCGTGGATTTCGGCTCGGCACAAGAGCGGATCCTGAGCCCCTACGCCAAGATGACCAAGCTCTGACACCACACAAAACCGCACAGCACCACACGGCACCACGGGCGGCGTGCCGCGACAGAGCACTGCCGCGGCCGCCCGCCGACCACTGGCACCCGCTTGCCGATCAACGGCACCGCCGGCGCCCCGCTCCCGGGACCTCCCGGCGAAAACCCCAGATCAAAGCCCCCTGCCCGGACGGGTTTCCCCCGAGGGGTAGCCGTCCGGCAAGATGGGGTGTATCTGCCCACTGCCAGATTTCAAGCTGCCGGACGGTTTCTCTTGGCTGAGTACATCTACACCATGCGCAAGACGCGCAAGGCACACGGCGACAAGGTCATCCTTGACGACGTAACGCTGAGCTTCCTGCCCGGCGCGAAGATCGGTGTGGTCGGGCCGAACGGCGCCGGTAAGTCCACCGTTCTGAAGATCATGGCGGGACTGGAGCAGCCCTCCAACGGTGACGCGTTCCTGTCGCCCGGCTACAGCGTCGGGATGCTGCTGCAGGAGCCGCCGCTCGACGAGTCCAAGACCGTTCTGGAGAACGTGCAGGACGGCGCGGCTGAGATCATGGGCAAGCTCAGGCGCTTCAACGAGGTCGCCGAGCTGATGGCGACGGACTACTCCGACGCGCTGCTGGACGAGATGGGCAAGCTGCAGGAGGACCTCGACCACGCCAACGCGTGGGACCTGGACACCCAGCTCGAGCAGGCCATGGACGCCCTGGGCTGCCCGCCCGGCGACTGGCCCGTCACCAACCTCTCCGGCGGTGAGCGCCGCCGCGTCGCGCTGTGCAAGCTGCTGCTCGAGGCCCCCGACCTGCTGCTGCTCGACGAGCCCACCAACCACCTGGACGCCGAGTCCGTGCAGTGGCTGGAGCAGCACCTCGCGAAGTACCCCGGCACCGTCGTCGCCGTCACCCACGACCGGTACTTCCTCGACAACGTCGCGGGCTGGATTCTGGAGCTCGACCGCGGCCGGGCCATCGGTTACGAGGGCAACTACTCCACGTACCTGGAGACGAAGCAGAGCCGTCTCAAGGTCGAGGGGCAGAAGGACGCCAAGCGTGCCAAGCGTCTGAAGGAAGAGCTCGAGTGGGTGCGGTCGAACGCCAAGGGGCGTCAGGCCAAGTCCAAGGCGCGTCTCGCCCGGTACGAGGAGATGGCCGCCGAGGCCGACAAGATGCGGAAGCTGGACTTCGAGGAGATCCAGATTCCGCCGGGCCCGCGCCTGGGTTCCATCGTCGTCGAGGTCAACAACCTCTCCAAGGCATTCGGGGACAAGGTCCTCATCGACGACCTGAGCTTCACGCTGCCGCGTAACGGCATCGTCGGCGTCATCGGCCCGAACGGCGCCGGCAAGACGACCCTCTTCAAGATGATCCAGGGGTTCGAAGAGCCCGACTCCGGATCCATCAAGGTCGGCGACACCGTCAAGATCTCGTACGTCGACCAGAGCCGCGAGAACATCGACCCGAAGAAGTCGCTGTGGGCCGTGGTCTCCGACGAGCTCGACTACATCAACGTGGGTCAGGTGGAGATGCCGTCGCGCGCGTACGTCTCCGCCTTCGGCTTCAAGGGGCCCGACCAGCAGAAGCCGGCCGGTGTGCTCTCCGGCGGTGAGCGCAACCGCCTGAACCTCGCGCTCACTCTCAAGCAGGGCGGCAACCTGCTCCTTCTCGACGAGCCGACCAACGACCTCGACGTGGAGACGCTGTCCTCGCTGGAGAACGCGCTGCTGGAGTTCCCGGGTGCGGCCGTGGTCGTCTCCCACGACCGGTGGTTCCTGGACCGGGTCGCGACCCACATCCTCGCCTACGAGGGTGACTCCAGGTGGTTCTGGTTCGAGGGCAACTTCGAGTCGTACGAGAAGAACAAGATCGAGCGGCTGGGTGCGGATGCCGCGCGTCCGCACCGTGCCACCTACAAGAAGCTGACCCGGGACTGATCGATCTTGCGGCACATCTACCGCTGCCCGCTGCGCTGGGCGGACATGGACGCGTACGGCCACGTCAACAACGTGGTCTTCCTCCGCTACCTGGAGGAAGCCCGTATCGACTTCCTGTTCCGCCCGGACAAGGACTTCCAGCAGGGGTCCGTGGTGGCGCGCCACGAGATCGACTACAAGCGGCAGCTCGTCCACCGGCACATGCCCGTGGACATCGAGCTGTGGGTCACGGCCATCAGGGCGGCGTCCTTCACCATCTCCTACGAGGTGAAGGACGACGACGTGGTCTACGTGAGGGCCTCCACCGTCATCGTGCCGTTCGACTTCTCGACGCAACGGCCGCGCCGGATCACCGCCGAGGAGCGCCTCTTCCTCGAGGAGTACCAGGACGACGACGCCGATAAGGCCGTCGCCGCATGACGGTGCTCCACCTCGCCGACGAGGGGGAGGCCGCGGATCTCGCGGCCTTCCTCTCCCGCCTGCTCCACTACGACCGCGGAGCCGCGGTGCGGCTGCAGGCGGCCGGCACCGCGCTCGCCGTCTTCGGACGGCCGCCGTCCTTCGAGGTGCTCGCGATCCGTGCGGTCCGGCTCGCCAAGCCGTACGAGGACGGCCTCGACGTCACCCTGGACGTGACGGTGTCGGCGGGCGAACTGCTGGAGTCCGTGGCCGAGAGCGCCGCCACGGCCGGTGTCCCCGCCGCGGTCACCGGGCCGCCGTGGGCCGGCGTGCTGCCGCCGCGCGGCGGGTGGCGGCCGGAGGCGGGCCTGCCCGCGCCGGACGCGCTGCGGGCGGCGGTCGGTTCGGCCGTCGCCGAATTCCGGTCCCGCACCGAGGAGCTGGCGGCCGAACTGCGGACCCGGGCCGAACTCGACCGGATCGGACGGGAGATCTGGTCCCGGACGATCGGGGACACCGGGCTTCCCGTGCGAGCCGTACACGCGGCCCAGTCGCTCGGTTTCCTCCGGCCCGCGGCCGGACCGGAGGACCTGGCGCTGCTCTCGCTCGGCGCGTGGCTGCGGCTGCGCACCCCGTACGGGTCCGTCGCGGTACGGCGCGCGGGACGGCTGGGAACGCTCGACGTCAGCGTGCGCTGACGCCGTCGCGTTCCGACGCCGTCGTGTTCCGGCGTCGGCGTGTTCTCGTGTCGTCGTTCTCCGACGCCGTCGTGCGCTGATGTCGGCGTGTGCGCTGAGGCCTTCGCGTCCTTCGCGCTGGTGGCCTCGTGTGCTGTGCCGCAGTCGTGCCGTGCGACGCGTCGGCGTCTACTCCGGGGTGTTCACCATCGACGCCGCCGCGTACGTCAGGTACTTCCACAGTGTGTGCTCGTGCTCCTCCGACAGGCCGAGTTCGTCCACCGCGTCCCGCATGTGCTTCAGCCACGCGTCGTGCGCCGCCCGGTCCACGGCGAAGGGGGCGTGCCGCATGCGCAGCCGCGGGTGACCGCGCTGCTCGCTGTACGTCGTCGGGCCGCCCCAGTACTGCATGAGGAACAGCGCGAAGCGCTCCTCGGCCGGACCCAGGTCCTCCTCCGGATACATGGGCCGCAGCAGTGGGTCCTCGGCGACCCCCTGGTAGAAACGGTGGACCAGCCGGCGGAAGGTCTCCTCCCCGCCGACCTGCTCGTAGAAGGTCTGCTCCTGAAGCGTGCCGCGCCGAATCTCTGTCACGCCTCCCATGGTCTCAGACGGCGCGACGGAGGACTCGAGGCGTAGGACCACCCCGATGCTCGCTTCCGGGGGCCGCGCACCGCACAGTGGAGTCATGGGCGCCAACGATCCCGACCCCGCCGGTGTGGCCGGCCTCGCCGCCTCCGCGCGGGCGCTGCTGGTGCGGGAGATCGAGGCGAGCGGTGCGTTCGCCGCAGACCCGCGATGGCGGGAGGCCTTCGCGACGGTGCCGCGCCATCTCTTCGTGCCCTACTACTACGTCGCCGGCGCCGGCGGCTATGAGAGGCGCTGGGGCGAGAGTCCCGACCCGCGCACCAGGGAGCGCTGGATGCGCGGCGCGTACGAGGACGTCCCGCTGGCCACCCGGCTGCGCGACGGCGTGCTGCTCACGTCCAGCAGCCAGCCCTCGCTGATGGCGCTGATGCTGGCCGAGCTGGGGGTCGAGGACGGCGACCGGGTCCTGGAGATCGGCGCGGGCACGGGGTACAACGCCGCGCTGCTGTCGTACCGGCTCGGCGAGGAGAACGTCACCACTGTCGACCTGGATCCGGAGATCACCGAGTCTGCCCGCCGGCATCTCGCGGACGCCGGGTACCGGCCCGCCGTCGTCACCGGGGACGGGGCGCGGGGGGTCCCCGAACGCGCCCCCTTCGACCGGGTCATCGCGACCTGCACGCTGGCGTCGGTCCCGCGCGCCTGGCTCGCCCAGTGCGCCCCCGGGGCCCTGATCCTCGCGCCGCTCGCCACCGGGCTGATCGCCCTGACGGTCCGGGACGCCGGACACGCGGAGGGACGGTTCCTGCACACCCCGGCGTACTTCGTGCCGCTGCGCGGGACGGACCGGCCCGACCCGGAGCCGGTGAACCTCGCGG includes:
- the ettA gene encoding energy-dependent translational throttle protein EttA: MAEYIYTMRKTRKAHGDKVILDDVTLSFLPGAKIGVVGPNGAGKSTVLKIMAGLEQPSNGDAFLSPGYSVGMLLQEPPLDESKTVLENVQDGAAEIMGKLRRFNEVAELMATDYSDALLDEMGKLQEDLDHANAWDLDTQLEQAMDALGCPPGDWPVTNLSGGERRRVALCKLLLEAPDLLLLDEPTNHLDAESVQWLEQHLAKYPGTVVAVTHDRYFLDNVAGWILELDRGRAIGYEGNYSTYLETKQSRLKVEGQKDAKRAKRLKEELEWVRSNAKGRQAKSKARLARYEEMAAEADKMRKLDFEEIQIPPGPRLGSIVVEVNNLSKAFGDKVLIDDLSFTLPRNGIVGVIGPNGAGKTTLFKMIQGFEEPDSGSIKVGDTVKISYVDQSRENIDPKKSLWAVVSDELDYINVGQVEMPSRAYVSAFGFKGPDQQKPAGVLSGGERNRLNLALTLKQGGNLLLLDEPTNDLDVETLSSLENALLEFPGAAVVVSHDRWFLDRVATHILAYEGDSRWFWFEGNFESYEKNKIERLGADAARPHRATYKKLTRD
- a CDS encoding thioesterase family protein — its product is MRHIYRCPLRWADMDAYGHVNNVVFLRYLEEARIDFLFRPDKDFQQGSVVARHEIDYKRQLVHRHMPVDIELWVTAIRAASFTISYEVKDDDVVYVRASTVIVPFDFSTQRPRRITAEERLFLEEYQDDDADKAVAA
- a CDS encoding globin — its product is MGGVTEIRRGTLQEQTFYEQVGGEETFRRLVHRFYQGVAEDPLLRPMYPEEDLGPAEERFALFLMQYWGGPTTYSEQRGHPRLRMRHAPFAVDRAAHDAWLKHMRDAVDELGLSEEHEHTLWKYLTYAAASMVNTPE
- a CDS encoding methyltransferase domain-containing protein, with amino-acid sequence MGANDPDPAGVAGLAASARALLVREIEASGAFAADPRWREAFATVPRHLFVPYYYVAGAGGYERRWGESPDPRTRERWMRGAYEDVPLATRLRDGVLLTSSSQPSLMALMLAELGVEDGDRVLEIGAGTGYNAALLSYRLGEENVTTVDLDPEITESARRHLADAGYRPAVVTGDGARGVPERAPFDRVIATCTLASVPRAWLAQCAPGALILAPLATGLIALTVRDAGHAEGRFLHTPAYFVPLRGTDRPDPEPVNLAGVPSRARESDRFRFLLTLTREALDPQEACSLWEREGMPGRERYGVTVGDGHVWAWLDDPEGPYAWPLPGSSGPDPVERRPGL